The following nucleotide sequence is from Cicer arietinum cultivar CDC Frontier isolate Library 1 chromosome 2, Cicar.CDCFrontier_v2.0, whole genome shotgun sequence.
GACTAAAAGTGGTCTAAGATACAAGGTTTTTGCATCACATATTGTTATAGACTCATAAACATTagtttatgatttttctttttgttttatttgtagtTTTGAGGAAGGTGGAATTCCTGCTAAGTTTGTCATAATTGATGATGGATGGCAATCTGTTAGCATGGATCCCAATGGTATTGAATGGAAAGCTGATTGTGCAGCCAAGTGAGTACATTTTTTTTCCAAGTGTCATTGTCAAGTTGTTGCGTAGGACTCATAGTGATAAGTGGACAAATTGCTCGAGCAGGGTATTCATGTAAACTGGACTGTAGTTTATGATTGTCAAGTTATACTCTGTAAACCCTAAGCTTGAAATCATATAAAGATGTTGCAGCCGCTCTGCAGTCGGAAATATAGACGCAATTGGTTGAACAATATGGTTAAATATCACATTTTCTCTTTTTGTGTTTTTAGTATCTGTTTACTTTTGAAGCAGGATTGTTTTTCTAACACAAATAGATTGTAATTCCATACATTTTACATTGCAATGCCgaataaggaaaattaattttgttgctTTTTTCTTTAACAGCTTTGCAAATCGCTTAACTCATATAAAAGAGAATCACAAATTCCAGAAGGATGGCAAGGAAGGTCACAGGAATGAGGACCCTGCCAAGGGACTTCAACATATTaccaatgaaataaaaaaagaacatGCCATAAAGTATGctactttcaattttcttcAATCTTCTCAAGATATTCAGTTCACACAAACTCATGATCTTTCCAAAATTTTCGCTGTTTGTCGTTTACAGGCACGTGTATGTGTGGCATGCGATAACAGGATATTGGGGTGGTGTTAAACCTGATACTAATGGCATGGAACACTATGAGTCAAAGATGACATTCCCTATCTCATCTCCTGGAGTCAAGTCCAATCAACCAGATGAAGCTTTAGATACCATTGCAATAAATGGACTTGGCCTTGTGAATCCTGAGAAAGTGTTTCACTTTTATGATGAACTCCACTCATATCTAGCATCTGCTGGTATTGATGGTGTCAAAGTTGATGTTCAGAATATCCTTGAAACTCTCGGGGCAGGACACGGTGGACGAGTGAAACTCGCAAGGAAATACCACCAGGCCTTGGAGGCATCAATCTCAAGGAACTTTCCTGATAATGGAATCATTTGTTGCATGAGTCACAATACAGATGGATTGTATAGGTACGAATACGATTGCAGTGCAAAGCGCTCAGCTGTTATTAgtaatgacatttttttaatgaatttgctTGATGCAGTGCAAAGCGCTCAGCTATTATTAGAGCATCAGATGATTTCTGGCCCAGAGATCCTGCATCCCACACAATTCACATTGCATCAGTTGCATACAATACTATTTTCCTCGGCGAATTTATGCAGCCAGATTGGGACATGTTTCATGTAAGTTGTCAAAAAAATAGACCCTTTGTTGAAAAAACTGTGCTAACATCTTCATGAGCTAATTAGCTCTGAatttttttatgcaatgttAGAGCCTACATCCAATGGCTGAATATCATGCTGCTGCAAGAGCAATTGGAGGATGTCCTATTTATGTCAGGTGatgattttttatgataataactcttcactttttttatgaataagatAAATTATGTTACCTTCTAATGTTATAATGTTGTGCAGTGACAAGCCTGGACACCATgactttaatttgttaaagaagCTTGTACTTCCTGATGGTTCTATATTAAGAGCTAAACTTCCAGGAAGACCAACCAAGGATTGTTTATTTGCTGATCCTGCTAGAGATGGaaaaaggtaaaaaaatatagtagcTTGTTCTTTACTCTTCACGACAGAACAAAGTATTTTGAAGTTTTTCACGTTATATTCTTTTGTTGTAATTGTGTTCCTTAATTTCTCTGTGTTGTTTCTTCCTTATTAACTTGTGGATGATGTTGTTGCAGTCTTCTAAAGATATGGAACATGAATGACTTTTCCGGAGTTGTTGGTGTATTCAATTGCCAAGGAGCTGGGTGGTgcaaagttgaaaagaagaacCTTATCCACGACAAGAATCCAGGCATGGTCACTGGCGTCGTTTGGGCTAAAGATGTTGATCATTTATCTGCGGCTGCAGATGATAAATGGAAAGGAGACACAGTTATATTTTCGCATCTTTGTGGTATGTTTTAAGGCTCGAAATCACgcttctaaaatatttacaaaagtTAAACATGGTTTTTTCTTTTGGATAATGGTTTCTTTCTTTATGATGTCAATTTGCAGGCGAATTAGTCTACCTTCCAAAGGATGTTTCTATCTCAGTTACTTTGAAATTGCGAGAATATGAAGTTTTTACATTAGTCCCTGTGAAGGAATTACCAAATGGTGTCAAATTTGCTCCTATTGGTTTAATCAAGATGTTCAATTCAGGAGGAGCTGTCAAAGAGTTCAGCTATGGACCAAATGGAAGTGAAAATGTCACCATGAAAGTGCGCGGATGTGGCCAATTCGGTGCTTATTCATCGGCTCGGCCCAAGTTGATTACTGTTGATTCAGAAGAGGTTGAATTCAGTTATGAGGAAGAATCTAGATTGGTGATTATTGATTTGAGAGTACCAGAGAAAGAGTTATACCAATGGAGCATTTCTATTGATttataaatcaaaaaatattttaggtaGGTTATGGAAATTTGATGAGTCTATGTAGACCTGTAGCAGgaaatgttaatattatctaGCTCTTGCAAATCATATTATAATATTGAAATcaaattaatgttatattatGCACCGTTTGCTACAATAAATGCATGCAATTCTGATTGATGCACAATTTTAAACTAAAGATATGTTGTTGTTCACATGAAATTTTCCTGCCACTAAGAAA
It contains:
- the LOC101497028 gene encoding probable galactinol--sucrose galactosyltransferase 1 translates to MTVGAGISIADGNLMVLGKKVLSHVHDNVLVTSASGGSLLNGAFLGVSSHQKGSRSVFPIGKLEGLRFMSLFRFKMWWMTQRMGTCGQEIPIETQFLLIEAHKGCDIDGGINNGEEDQAGSTYAVILPLLEGDFRAVLQGNDLNEIEICVESGCPDVEEFDGTHLVFIGAGSDPYEVITNAVKTVERHLKTFCHRERKKMPDMLNWFGWCTWDAFYTNVTSENVKQGLHSFEEGGIPAKFVIIDDGWQSVSMDPNGIEWKADCAANFANRLTHIKENHKFQKDGKEGHRNEDPAKGLQHITNEIKKEHAIKHVYVWHAITGYWGGVKPDTNGMEHYESKMTFPISSPGVKSNQPDEALDTIAINGLGLVNPEKVFHFYDELHSYLASAGIDGVKVDVQNILETLGAGHGGRVKLARKYHQALEASISRNFPDNGIICCMSHNTDGLYSAKRSAIIRASDDFWPRDPASHTIHIASVAYNTIFLGEFMQPDWDMFHSLHPMAEYHAAARAIGGCPIYVSDKPGHHDFNLLKKLVLPDGSILRAKLPGRPTKDCLFADPARDGKSLLKIWNMNDFSGVVGVFNCQGAGWCKVEKKNLIHDKNPGMVTGVVWAKDVDHLSAAADDKWKGDTVIFSHLCGELVYLPKDVSISVTLKLREYEVFTLVPVKELPNGVKFAPIGLIKMFNSGGAVKEFSYGPNGSENVTMKVRGCGQFGAYSSARPKLITVDSEEVEFSYEEESRLVIIDLRVPEKELYQWSISIDL